Within Actinosynnema pretiosum, the genomic segment CGCGCTGTCGGCAGCGAAGCGGGCGTTGGTGCTGGACGGCGACCACTCGTGGGCTCAGCGCTTGGCGGCGCTCGCGCTGAGCGAGCTGGGGCGGCACCGGGAGGCGGTGGTGTCGGCTCGGGAGTGCGTGCGGCGCAAGCCGGGGGACTGGCGCTGCCTGGTGGTGCTGGCCGACGTGTTAGCCGCCGCGCCGGACGGCAGGCGGGAGGCGGTGGCCGTCGCGCGGGAGGCGACGCGGCTCGCGCCGGAGCAGGCCAGGACGTTCCAGGTGCTCGGTGACGCGGCGCTGCGCGTGGGCGACTGGGACACCGCCGAGCACGCCTACCGCACCTCGCTGCGGTTGGACCCGGAGAACGAGGACGTCAGGGCCAACCTGGCCACGGCCTGGCGCAAGCGCGGCGGCAAACCCACCGCCTCGCCCGCGCACGAGTCGCTGACCAAGGCGCACGCCCTGATCTGGTCCGCGCTCACCAGGCTGGCCGCGCTGCTGTCGGCGGGCGACCTGCTCCTGCTGCTGGCAGGTATGCCCAAGCCGACCCCGGCGCTGGCTTACCTGGCGGCGGCGCTGGTGGGCGCGTGCGCGGTGCCGGTCCTGATCGTGCTCCTCCGCGCCCGCAGGGGCACCCGTCGGGCACTCCTGGCAGTCCCGCTGCACCGCCCGAAGGTGGCACTGGCAGGCGTGGCGTTCACCGTGTCGACCTCCATCCTCGTGGTGTGGACGGCCGGCCTGTTCCTGGGCGCGACCACCATGCAACCCCTCGTCCTGTCCTGGATCTTCGCCGTCCTCGGCGGCGCGGTAGTCGTCCTGAGCGGCAACCACCGCTAACCCACCAACCCCAACCCACCAGCACCAGAACCAGCACCACCAGCAGCAGAACCAGCAGCACGCAGCCCAACCCAGACCTGCCCCACCACCAGGCCCCAGGCACACCCGGCTCGTGTTGCCTCCGCCCTGCCGCCCTGCCCGAGCCCCGATGCCGCTTCCCCTGCCTCTAGCCTGGGGTGAACAGGTCGTCGGCCGGTTTAGCCGGTTTGGCCAGCTCGGTCAGCCAGGTCAGCTTGGTGGTTGCCCGGCTTGGTCAGCCAGGTCAGCCGGGCGGTTGGCTCGCGGGACCAGGACCGGCATCGAGCCCAGAATCGGGAGGTGGGATGGTCCGCAGGGCTGTTCTGCTGGTTCTCGGGCTGGTCGCCGGTTACCTCTTCGCCAGTCCGGTCGAGCACGTCGACCTCCGGCCCGCGCTCGCCGCCGTGTCGGCCGTCGCCGACGCCGCCCACCTGCCCGCCACCTCGCGGCCCACCGGGCACCCGGTCAAGCACGGGCCCGCCGGGCAGGTCGGGCAGCCGCTCGACGGGGTGCTGCCCGTCGTCCACCGGACCCCGGCGCCCCAGGCGCGGCCCGCCGCTGTCCGTGCCGCGCACTTCGACCTCGCCCGCCGCGCCCAGGTCCCGCTCAACGGCCGCGCGCCCCCACCCGACCTCCGGTAACCGCAACCCCTCACCCCCACCCCCTCGTACCGGAGGCCACACCCATGCCGCGCCCAGCCGCGCGGCGGGAACTGCTCGTCCGGGGACTGCTGTCCCTGGGCGTTCTCGCCGCG encodes:
- a CDS encoding tetratricopeptide repeat protein; its protein translation is MSEPITAVLVRAAELTAKGLPYKAIDLLRPVLAVNPRHAQAWCELAAALLDVDQPDPALSAAKRALVLDGDHSWAQRLAALALSELGRHREAVVSARECVRRKPGDWRCLVVLADVLAAAPDGRREAVAVAREATRLAPEQARTFQVLGDAALRVGDWDTAEHAYRTSLRLDPENEDVRANLATAWRKRGGKPTASPAHESLTKAHALIWSALTRLAALLSAGDLLLLLAGMPKPTPALAYLAAALVGACAVPVLIVLLRARRGTRRALLAVPLHRPKVALAGVAFTVSTSILVVWTAGLFLGATTMQPLVLSWIFAVLGGAVVVLSGNHR